The Qipengyuania pelagi DNA window CATCCTCGAAGTCATGGGCGTCGAGGCGCTGGCCGAGTATCTCGTGAACGAGATCCAGGAAGTCTATCGACTCCAGGGCGTGAAGATCAACGACAAGCACATCGAGACGATCGTTCGTCAGATGCTGCAGAAGGTCGAGATCACCGATGGCGGCGACACCACGCTGCTGCCGGGCGAACAGGTCGATCGTGCCGAGATGGACGAGTACAACGCCAAGCTGGCGCGCAACAAGAAGAAGGCCGAGGGCACGCCGATCCTGCTGGGGATCACCAAGGCGTCGCTCCAGACCCGGTCCTTCATCTCGGCTGCCTCGTTCCAGGAAACCACGCGCGTGCTCACCCAGGCTGCGGTCGAGGGCAAGAAGGACACGCTGGTCGGCCTGAAGGAGAACGTGATCGTGGGCCGTCTCATCCCCGCCGGGACCGGCGCGGGCATGAACCGGATGCGGATCACCGCTTCCAGCCGCGACGCTGCCCTGCGCGCTCAGTGGAAGAAGGCGCAGGAAGCGATCCTGGCGGCCCAGACCGCGGAAGAGGAACACGCAGCCGAACTCGCGCAGGATTCGGACGCGGCGATCGGCGACGATCCGCTGGCCCGGATGGAAGGCGAAACGCACGGCACCGACGCCGATGCGGGTGACTATCTGAACGAGGAAGCGGCCGACGGCGAATAAGCCCCCTTCCATCTCAGTGACGGGATTGACCCCGCCGGAGCCATGCTCCGGCGGGGTTTTTCTTGCCCTCGATGAGGGTCCGTCAGGCGATGGTTCTATCATATTGATTTCGGATACATTTTGTTAAATGATAACCGATACTTACCGACTCGCATCGATTCAGGGCTCGAAAAGCCTTCGGAAATGCGATTGGTTTATCGACTGAATCCGGCCCGGCGTGGGGATGCCTGGGGCGGATCGCTCACGGAGGCGTCGAGTGGGATGCAGGGTGACGCAGGCTTGCGATAGCGCAGCGCTCGTTCGGAAGCGGCGCCTCGAGACGGCCATCGCCACCGGACCGATTGCGCAGATCGCGACGAGCCTCACCGCGATCATCCTTGCCGCTGCATTCTATGGTGTCGTGCCGCATCCGGCTCTGGCAGCTTGGCTGCTGTTAGCCTTCATCCTCCTCGCGATCCGCCATACGATCATCAGGGCCGCGACGTGCGAGACGCTGGACGGTAGCGAGGTGCGCACCCATCTCAACCGAATCGTGGCGGCAAAGGCTGCGACATCGATCTTCTGGGCTGCGAGCTTCGTGCTCTTTGCGCGCTATGCTTCAGGAGAACGCCTCGCGCTCCTGATCCTCGTCGCCGCGCTGACCTTCGTCGGAACGATGCTGCTGCACCGGGGTGTGCCGCGCGCAAGCTTCGTGCATCTGACTGCTATCCTCATCGGCATCACCCTCAGCGCGCTGACAGTCGCCGGTTCAGCGGCGATATGGGTCGTCCTGCTGCTGGTGCCCTATGCGCTGATCCTCGCACGCTTTACGATCTCGCAGGATCGCGCCTTTGTCGAGGCGACGATCGGCGAGAATATGCGGCTGGAAAACGAACAGACCGTCCGCCTGCTTCTGAACGAATACGAAACCCAGGCGCAGGACTGTCTGTGGTCGGTGGGGCCCCGCGGTCGCTTGCGCGATGTGTCGCAGCGTCTCGCCAATTTCCTCGGACAGGATATCGAAGCGGTGGAGGGAACGCCCTTCGGCGACCTGTTCATAGAAGGTCGGCAGCGCACGCGCCTCGTCGATCTGCTCGCGAACCGGGTTCCGTTCCGCGACGAGATCGTGAAGCTCGACATCAGGGGACAGACGCGGATATGGCGAGTCAGCGGACGGCCGAAAGCTAATGGCTTCGTCACTGGTGTCCTGCGCGACGTGACCGAAGCTTTCCGCACCGAGGAGCGCGTGCGGTATCTCGCCTTGCACGACGATCTGACCGGTCTCGCCAACCGCCACGCCTTCACCGAACATTTGCGCGAGCGAATGGGGCTGACCGGTGACCCTGTCCGCAGGATCGCGCTGTTCTATCTCGATCTCGACGATTTCAAGGCGATCAACGACACGTTCGGCCATCGCACGGCCGATGCGATCCTGTGCGAAGTCGGCTGGCGCCTGAAATCCCAATTGCGCGAAGCGGACCTCGTCGCGCGGCTGGCTGCGGACGAGTTCGCGATCGTGATCGAAAGCGCGCTTGGCGACGGGATGCTGATCGAACGCGGTCACCGCCTGCTGGCCGCCATGCGCGAACCCTTCCTGGTCGAGGATCGCCTGATCGAGGTATCGGGCAGCGTCGGCATCGCGCGCTGTTCCGAAGAAGCCTGCGAGGCGGAGGAGCTGGTGAGGCGGGCTGATCTCGCCATCGTCGCAGCCAAGGCGAAGGGGAGGGGGCAGCTCGCCCTGTTCGACCGCGCGCTTGACGCAAAGGTCCAGCAACGCCGCCGCACCGAACAGGACCTGCGCGTCGCGCTGCTTGAAGGGGGCCTGCGCGTCCATTATCAGCCCGTCATCGACATCGCGACCGGGCGGACTACGGCCTATGAGGCGCTGGTGCGCTGGGATCATCCCGAACGCGGGATGTTGCCACCCGACGAATTCCTCGCAATCGCGGAGGAAACCGGATTGATCGTCCCCCTGGGGGAATTCGTGATCCGCCAGGCGCTTACCGAGATGGCGGGCTGGAAAGGGAATTTCCGTCTCAGCATCAATCTCTCGCCCAGTCAGATCCGTTCGGTGGACCTGCTTCCAACCATTGCCGATGCGCTCGCCGCGACCGGGTTCGATCCCAGCCGCATCGAATTCGAGATCACCGAACACGTCATCCTCCAGGCCGATTCGTCCGCCACTGCGACGCTCGATCGCCTGCGCGCCAGCGGGATCAAGATCGCGCTCGACGATTTCGGGACCGGCTATTCCTCCCTCAGCTATCTGCGGCGTTTCCCCTTCGACCGGATCAAGATCGACAGGAGTTTCGTGAAGGATCTGACCACCAGTGCCTCGTCCCGCGCGATCGTCAGCACGGTGATCGCCTTGGGACGCAGCCTGGGGATGCAGGTGACAGCCGAAGGGATCGAGGATCGCGCGCAATTGCAGATCCTCGGCGAATTGGGCTGCGATGAAGCACAGGGCTATCTGATCCTCGAACCGCTCGCCGCCTCCGAACTGGACCGGGTGCGTGCGGGGCTGGGGGCGGACCGGGGCGATGGCGTGCTGGACTACGCCGCCGCGCGCGACGCGATCCTGCGGCGGCGCAAGCAATCAGGACAGAGCGCCTGATCGCCGGGAAAGAACGATTGCGGGCTCTCGCCACCTTCGCGGCCTTTCGCTATCGCAGCCCGCGATGACCAACGCGCCAACCACCGTTCCTATGACCGTGACCCGCTTCGCCCCGTCCCCGACCGGGCGCCTCCATGTCGGCAATATCCGCACCGCGCTGCATAACTGGATGCTGGCGCGCAAGGCGGGCGGGCGGTTCCTGTTGCGGATCGACGATACCGACGCGGACCGCAGCCGCGAGGAATATGTGGAGGCGATCCGGGACGATCTGGCCTGGCTGGGCCTTCGTCCCGATGGCGAAGAGCGCCAGTCCGAGCGGTTGCCGCATTACGAGGCGGCGTTCGAAAGCCTGCGGGAAGCGGCGAGGGTCTATCCCTGCTACGAGACGGCGCAGGAACTCGAACTGAAGCGCAAGATCCAGCTCGGGCGCGGACTGCCGCCGATCTACGACCGCGGCGCCCTGGCACTGAGCGAGAAGGATCGTGCAGCGAAGGAAGCCGAAGGGATCGCACCGCACTGGCGCTTCAAGCTCGACCACGACACGCCGATCGTGTGGGAAGACGGGGTGCGCGGGAAACAGAAATTCGACGCTGCGCAGCTCTCCGATCCGGTGATCCGCCGCGCCGACGGGTCCTGGCTCTACATGTTGCCAAGCGCGGTGGACGATCTCGAAATGGGCGTAACCAACGTTCTGCGCGGAGAGGACCACGTATCCAATACCGCCGTTCAGATTCAGATGTTTACCGCACTTATTGCTGCGCAGCATAAGGGCGCTGCCATGATGCCGGAATTCGCGCACGAGGCCTTGCTGGTGGGGAGCGAGGGCAAGCTGTCGAAGCGGCTGGGAGCGCTCGGCTGCGACGCTTTTCGCGAACGCGGGATCGAACCGGATGCGCTGGTCGCCTTGCTCGCTCGTCTCGGAACATCCTTGCCGGTCGAACCGATCGCGGAAAGGGATAGCCTTGTCGAGACGTTCGACCTCTCCACTTTCGGCCGCGCCCCGGCCCGGTTCGATGACGGCGAGCTCGACCGCATCAATGCCGCGCTGGTGCACCGAATGGACTATGCCGACGTGGCCGATCGCCTGCCCGACGGGATGGATGCTGCGGGCTGGCACGCGGTGCGGCCCAATCTCGAGAAAGTCGCCGATGCCGCCGGGATCTGGCGCCTCGTCACGGGACCCGTGCCGGTGCCCGAGCTGTCGGACGAGGATCGCGCTTATTGCGCCATTGCCGCTGACGCGCTCGTCTGGGGGGAAGACCCTTGGCATTCGCTCACCGGGCGGCTCAAGGATGCGACCGGACGCAAGGGCAAACCCCTGTTCCTGCCGCTGCGGCTGGCGTTGACCGGGCAGGCATCCGGCCCCGACATGGGCGAATTGCTGCCGCTGATCGGCGAAGCGGAGGCGCGACGGCGCCTGATGGCTGCGGCGGAGCAGGGCTGATCGGGAGACGCTTACCATGATCGGCCAACCATGATCGGCCAACCATGATCGGACAGGCTCTCAAGCCGCGTGTCGGCTGGCTGACCGATCTGACCACAGGCGCGCTGGTCAAGGATATTGTCGCCGGGCTGATCCTCTCCATCCTGCTGGTCCCGCAGGCCATGGCCTATGCCCAGCTGGCGGGCCTGCCGCCGCAGACCGGGCTGTTCGCCGCCTTATTACCGCCCCTGATCTATGCCCTGTTCGGCACCAGCAATTTTGTCTCGATGGGTCCGGTGGCTCTCGTCTCCCTCGTCGTCGCGGAGGCGGCGGGCAATGCCCCCGTGCCGCCCGAAATCGCTGCGGCGGTGATCGCGGTCGAAGCAGGCGTCGCCCTGGCGCTCCTCGGCGCGCTCGGTCTCGGTCGGCTGGTCAATTTCATCAGCGAGCCGGTCCTGCTCGGTTTTACCGCCGCCGCCGCTTTCCTCATCGCGGCGAGCCAGCTGCCGACTTTGATCGGTGTCGAGGCCCCGCGCGCGGGCGACCTGCCGACCGCGCTGCAAGGCCTGTGGAGCGGGATCGGCGGGTTCAGCTGGGCGACCACCGTAATTGGTCTCGCCAGCCTCGGCGCGCTGCTGCTCATCAATCGCTATGCCGCCGCGATCCTGTGGAAGCTCGGCCTGCATCCGCCCTTCCGCCAGGCCGTGGCGAAATCGCTGCCCTTCGTCGTGATCGTCCTTGCCGCGCTTGCCGTCTCGCAGATCGCCGCGCCCGTGGAGACGGTGGCGGCGGTCGAGCGCGGTCTGCCGAGCCCGCCTTGGCCGCTAGGCGGGCCTTCGCTCTGGCTCTCCCTGCTGCCGAGCGCGTTGGCCGTCGCGGTGATCGTGTTCGTCACGGCCACCGCCGTCGCGAAGTCGCTCGCGGGGAAGGATCGCAGCGCTCTCGACACCAGTCGTGAAGCGGTGGCGCTGGGCCTCGGCAATATCGCCGCGGTCGCGACGGGGGGCTATGCGGTCGGCGCGAGCCTCAGCCGATCGGCGCTGGTCGAGGATAGCGGCGCGCGCAGCCCCCTGGCCTCGATCGTGGCCTCTCTCGTCGTGCTCGCGGTGTTGCTGTTCCTCGCGCCCTATCTGTCCCTGCTGCCCAAGACCGCGCTGGCGGCGCTGGTCATCAGTGCGGTGTTCGGCCTCATCAAGATCCGCGCGATCAGGGAGATCGTCGCGCATGACCGGATCGAAGGCGCGATCGTCGGCATCGCATTCCTCGCCACGCTGATCTTCGGCGTCAGGCTGGGTCTCGCCATCGGCGCGGGCGCGGGGTTGGCGCATTTCCTCTGGTTCTCGTCGCTACCGCGCGTGACGCGGGTAGGCAGCGACGATGGCGGCGCGTCGTTCCGGTCAGTGGATCGCGATGCGGTCACCATCGACACGCTGCCGGTCCTGATCGTGCGGATCGACCGGTCGATCTATTTCGGCAATGCCGCCTTTTGCGAGGACGAGATTTTCGCCTGCCTCGCCCGCCATGACGGGGTGACCTGCCTCGTTATCGACATGCGCGCGGTCAACGGTGTCGATGCCAGCGGAGCGGCGATGCTGCGGCGCCTGACGGAGCGATTGCACGAGATGGACATCGCGGTCCATTTCGCCGAGGCGCACGAGCCGGTGACACGCGCGCTGACCTCGCTCGATGCGAATATCTGCTGCTTCCATCGCACGATCCAGCTGGCGATGGAGCAATGCGGCGCGCCGGTCGACGAAAGAATCGCGCCCACCTGAAGCCTATTTCTGGAGCGCGCGCTCCTTCTCGTAATTCTCCAATTCGTCGCCGCTGAGCGTGACGACATGGAGCAGGTTGGTCGCCCCCGGCGTTCCGAACGGCACGCCCGCCAGCGCGATCAGCTTGTCGCCGCCTTCGCCCAGCCCGTGGCGCAGCGCCATGCGCTTGCCCTTGGCGATCATCTCCTCGAAGCTGCCGATATCCTTGGTCGCCACGGCATGGGCGCCCCACAACAGCCCCACGCGCCGCGCGGTCGCCATGGAGGGCGTCAGCACCAGCATCGGCACCGAGGGCCGCTCGCGCGCGACGCGCCGCGCGGTCGATCCTGATCCGGTGAACACCGTGATCGCGCGGATCGAAACCGTATCCGCGATCGTCATGCAGGCATGGCTGAGCGCGTCTGCGGTGGTCCGGTCGGGCGGGGTGTCGAGGAAGCGGACACGGCCCAGATAGGCCTCGTCGCGCTCCACCTGGATGGCGATCTTGTCCATGATCGTGACCGCTTCTTCCGGCCAGTCGCCAGCGGCGGTTTCCGCCGACAGCATGATGACGTCCGCCCCGTCATAGACCGCATTGGCCACGTCGGAGACTTCGGCGCGGGTCGGCGCGGGGCTTTCGATCATCGATTCGAGCATCTGCGTCGCGACGATCACCGGCTTGCCCGACAGGCGCGAGGCGTTGACGATCTGTTTCTGAAGCGGCGGAACCTCCTGCGGCTCCAGCTCGACGCCGAGATCGCCGCGCGCGACCATGATCGCGTCCGACAACTCGACGATTTCGGCGAGGCGGCGCACCGCCATCGGCTTCTCGATCTTGGCGCACAGCCCGCCCCTTCCGCCCATCAGCCTGCGCGCTTCGGCCAGATCCTCGGGCCGCTGGACGAAGCTCAACCCGATCCAGTCGACCCCCTGTTCCATCGCGAAGGCGAGGTCCTTGCGGTCCTTTTCCGTCAGCGCGGGGATCGGCACTTCCGCATCGGGGACGTTCACACCCTTGCGATCCGAGATCACGCCGCCGACTTCCGCCGAACACAGGATCGCATCCTCGTCCGCCCGGATCACGCGCAGGCGGATCTTGCCGTCATTGATCAACAGGCGCTGCCCCTTTTCGAGCAGGCCGAACAATTCGGGGTGCGGCAGTTGGACGCGCGTCTCGTCGCCCGGCTCGGGATTGCGGTCGAGCGTGAAATGGCCCGAATGGCGGATCACCGCCTTGCCGTCCTTGAAGGTGCCGACGCGCAGTTTCGGCCCCTGCAAATCCGCCAGGATCGCGATCGGCCGCGCGAATTCCTTTTCCAGCGCGCGGATCGCGCGGATCGTCTCGCCATGCACGGAATGCTCGCCATGGCTCATATTGACCCGGAAGGCGTCGGCACCGGCCTTGAACAGGCGCCGCAGCATATCGGGATCGCGGCTCGCCGGGCCGATGGTGGCGAGAATCTTGACCTTCCGCGCGCGCGGATCGAATTTCTTGATCGTCATGGCTACCGCCTATGCCACCCCCGCGTTGCAAGACAAGGACTATGCCCAC harbors:
- a CDS encoding EAL domain-containing protein, whose amino-acid sequence is MTQACDSAALVRKRRLETAIATGPIAQIATSLTAIILAAAFYGVVPHPALAAWLLLAFILLAIRHTIIRAATCETLDGSEVRTHLNRIVAAKAATSIFWAASFVLFARYASGERLALLILVAALTFVGTMLLHRGVPRASFVHLTAILIGITLSALTVAGSAAIWVVLLLVPYALILARFTISQDRAFVEATIGENMRLENEQTVRLLLNEYETQAQDCLWSVGPRGRLRDVSQRLANFLGQDIEAVEGTPFGDLFIEGRQRTRLVDLLANRVPFRDEIVKLDIRGQTRIWRVSGRPKANGFVTGVLRDVTEAFRTEERVRYLALHDDLTGLANRHAFTEHLRERMGLTGDPVRRIALFYLDLDDFKAINDTFGHRTADAILCEVGWRLKSQLREADLVARLAADEFAIVIESALGDGMLIERGHRLLAAMREPFLVEDRLIEVSGSVGIARCSEEACEAEELVRRADLAIVAAKAKGRGQLALFDRALDAKVQQRRRTEQDLRVALLEGGLRVHYQPVIDIATGRTTAYEALVRWDHPERGMLPPDEFLAIAEETGLIVPLGEFVIRQALTEMAGWKGNFRLSINLSPSQIRSVDLLPTIADALAATGFDPSRIEFEITEHVILQADSSATATLDRLRASGIKIALDDFGTGYSSLSYLRRFPFDRIKIDRSFVKDLTTSASSRAIVSTVIALGRSLGMQVTAEGIEDRAQLQILGELGCDEAQGYLILEPLAASELDRVRAGLGADRGDGVLDYAAARDAILRRRKQSGQSA
- the gltX gene encoding glutamate--tRNA ligase, yielding MTVTRFAPSPTGRLHVGNIRTALHNWMLARKAGGRFLLRIDDTDADRSREEYVEAIRDDLAWLGLRPDGEERQSERLPHYEAAFESLREAARVYPCYETAQELELKRKIQLGRGLPPIYDRGALALSEKDRAAKEAEGIAPHWRFKLDHDTPIVWEDGVRGKQKFDAAQLSDPVIRRADGSWLYMLPSAVDDLEMGVTNVLRGEDHVSNTAVQIQMFTALIAAQHKGAAMMPEFAHEALLVGSEGKLSKRLGALGCDAFRERGIEPDALVALLARLGTSLPVEPIAERDSLVETFDLSTFGRAPARFDDGELDRINAALVHRMDYADVADRLPDGMDAAGWHAVRPNLEKVADAAGIWRLVTGPVPVPELSDEDRAYCAIAADALVWGEDPWHSLTGRLKDATGRKGKPLFLPLRLALTGQASGPDMGELLPLIGEAEARRRLMAAAEQG
- a CDS encoding SulP family inorganic anion transporter — encoded protein: MIGQALKPRVGWLTDLTTGALVKDIVAGLILSILLVPQAMAYAQLAGLPPQTGLFAALLPPLIYALFGTSNFVSMGPVALVSLVVAEAAGNAPVPPEIAAAVIAVEAGVALALLGALGLGRLVNFISEPVLLGFTAAAAFLIAASQLPTLIGVEAPRAGDLPTALQGLWSGIGGFSWATTVIGLASLGALLLINRYAAAILWKLGLHPPFRQAVAKSLPFVVIVLAALAVSQIAAPVETVAAVERGLPSPPWPLGGPSLWLSLLPSALAVAVIVFVTATAVAKSLAGKDRSALDTSREAVALGLGNIAAVATGGYAVGASLSRSALVEDSGARSPLASIVASLVVLAVLLFLAPYLSLLPKTALAALVISAVFGLIKIRAIREIVAHDRIEGAIVGIAFLATLIFGVRLGLAIGAGAGLAHFLWFSSLPRVTRVGSDDGGASFRSVDRDAVTIDTLPVLIVRIDRSIYFGNAAFCEDEIFACLARHDGVTCLVIDMRAVNGVDASGAAMLRRLTERLHEMDIAVHFAEAHEPVTRALTSLDANICCFHRTIQLAMEQCGAPVDERIAPT
- the pyk gene encoding pyruvate kinase gives rise to the protein MTIKKFDPRARKVKILATIGPASRDPDMLRRLFKAGADAFRVNMSHGEHSVHGETIRAIRALEKEFARPIAILADLQGPKLRVGTFKDGKAVIRHSGHFTLDRNPEPGDETRVQLPHPELFGLLEKGQRLLINDGKIRLRVIRADEDAILCSAEVGGVISDRKGVNVPDAEVPIPALTEKDRKDLAFAMEQGVDWIGLSFVQRPEDLAEARRLMGGRGGLCAKIEKPMAVRRLAEIVELSDAIMVARGDLGVELEPQEVPPLQKQIVNASRLSGKPVIVATQMLESMIESPAPTRAEVSDVANAVYDGADVIMLSAETAAGDWPEEAVTIMDKIAIQVERDEAYLGRVRFLDTPPDRTTADALSHACMTIADTVSIRAITVFTGSGSTARRVARERPSVPMLVLTPSMATARRVGLLWGAHAVATKDIGSFEEMIAKGKRMALRHGLGEGGDKLIALAGVPFGTPGATNLLHVVTLSGDELENYEKERALQK